The Lathyrus oleraceus cultivar Zhongwan6 chromosome 5, CAAS_Psat_ZW6_1.0, whole genome shotgun sequence genome includes the window AGACCTGAACataaataaatagataaaatACATTCTTCTATGTTAGTGTACTATTCATCAATGGTAATACCCAAAAACTAGTACTACAATACGATTTTCCTGCAATGAATGCAAAAGGAAAATAGAATAAACGATAAAATTCAACCACTTACCGTTATGCATGTGGCAGTTGCCGCATATGAGAGCATAAGATTGAGTTGGATCCTCACCCACAAGCATCGCTGCAATTCTTGCAATCCATCCTGCATCTTGTGGGTTTGAACTTTGAGGTTGATGTTCAACGACAGTAGGTTGATTATACTCAGACCCCTGGGTTTGATCGAATCCACCTGAACCTACTAATTGTTGATCAGCAAAATTTGGTGAGGTTGTCCCTGTACCAGCAGTGGATCTAGTTTGAGCTTGTCTCCGATTTCGAAGTCCAGAGGACTGCACAAGTTCAACATCATTGCTTTTTCCTGTTGAAGCACCACTGAGATTGGAGTCATCGCCCATATACCATTGCAAACCAGAATCTGCACCCAATTTAGACGCCAAAACAGTTGCTGCAGCTGCCTTTGCGGCTGGGTCTGGGTCATATCGCTGTACATCATCACAGAAATAATGTTCAACAATCTTAGAGCAGTGGTGAATATATACCATCAAAAGCTGCTCTCTAGTTAAGTAATTTAAAGCACGGACATGGGCTTAACTAAATGAATAAAGGAACTTTGATTCCATTAGTTATGTTGTATGTTCAAATTATTGACTCTTCCAAAAACTAAAGCACTCAAATTATACTTTCATgtattaaaaaaaaaactaactgGGAATTAGGAAGCATATCATCAAACTCTGATAAGATTCTGAAAATGAAATAATGTGCCGTGTCTATCAACTTAGATTTTCACATCACTGAACCTTAATAGATCACATTGTAGTCACCACAGTCTCAAATTTATTGTCTGCTCCAAACAGCATTAAAATTATGTAATACTAGTATATTGAAAACCATGTAACAAGCCTTGTTCCTTTTTTCAATTCTTCAAACAATCACCTGAATAAGCTGCTGTGTGGAGTAATAATTTGTTTTTTCTTTGAGCTCATCAATTTTTGCTTGCCTTTCAGCTCGAAGCTTTTCAAGAATATTTTGGTCCCTTTGATCACCTACATAATCACAGATTATGAATTAAACCAACAAATTAGGAAATTTTGTCACTAATCGATGTTCAAATCACTACATCCTTATTATTGATGGTTATCAAATCAAATGCTACTCCTTCAAGCAATTTTCTATACACACAAGTTCCATAAACTGTCTCTACATGATTGAATGAATTTTAGGACCATCtaatgaattaaaaaaaaactgCTATAACATTTTTATCAGCATTTGCTGACTACCCTGGACTCATCAATTGATAGCTTGAGGAAATTCTTTCGTCAAAAGTATTTATTTCAAGAATTACTGAACTGCAGACTTTTCCGCTGGCTCTAACAATTATAAGGGCATTTTCTCATAGATAAGAAAACTGGCAGAAATTGCAATTGGCTATGAATTTATAACTTCTTGTGATTGTAAAATGTTTAGTTTATATCATAAACAAGACCACTAGATTAAAATTGAGAATTACGACATGAAAGTTAAGATTTCATTCACATAGATGAAAATTGCAAACAAAGCAACACTAGAGTAAACTCAACCAGAGTAAAACACACACCGTACATTTGAAGCCCTGATTGTGAAAGAAGAAATAAACATGTAGACTAACTACCTTCTGTAAGATATGCATGTCTAAAGCTTCTAACACTTACACATTCTTGTGAAGCTGATAAATGCTGAATAAGCAGCAGTTGATAGTGCAGGCAAGAGAAACATGGGTAAAACCCGGATTGCCCTCATTTTCCAATCGATACCCATTGACCGTGTTGTCATAATAGCATACCCTACAGCAATGACCTGAAAGTAGAAACTATTTTCAGCaaaataatatttttcattaCAAAGAAAAATAGAAGGGCTACATTTTAGGGCCATGGCAGCAAGTCAGCAACTTACTTACGGATAGATACCAAATAACCATTCAATTAGCTATTCAATCAAAATTGATAACTAATATGAACTAGTATTAAACTGAATTGAATAACCACTCCGGTGGATTATTTGGTCTCTAGATATGTGCCAAACTATTAATAAGATAATGTTTGTATGAGGAGTCTGGGGAGCTCCGGAAATTTTAATAGACTAAACATTTAAGAACCAAGAGACTTTGACACTACATATCTGTCTGACCCAAAACCTTAAGGCAACGTGTGTAATGTGTATGAGTTCTTTCCCTTATATATCCAACATTTCTTTCATTTCTAGCAAATGTGAGACTTAACCAGTCACGGTTGAATTCAACAATCTCCCCCACAAATATGAGTTTAGAGTCGATTAACCATTACTATACTAAAAAAGATAGTATAATACCTCAAGTATAACAGAAAATAGGATAAGATTGCGGGACACGCGTCTCCTTGATCGCGATCTCCTGGCGACTTTAGCAATAATAGAAGCTTCCTCTTTAGAAATATGTTGAAGGCGCTTTTCGAAATCATCGCCGTGTgacctaaaaaccctaaaaaatccATTCAAAATCCGAGAAAAGAATccttttccctttttcttttcGTTTCCAGCCGCAGCAGCAGTAGGAGTTGTctctttcttttcaacttccacaACTGCTTTATCATCCGCCATTATTCCCTCTTGTTTCCTAGAAATCAACAATCACACAAATTCCACACAATTACAAACCAATTTGAACGGAATAAACACATAGATTAATGGATCCAATTAATAATTCAGTGAATAATCGATTCAGTTAAAATCAGAAAAGATGAATGAAATTGAAAAGGAAAAACGATGAAGAAATTGGAGAAATGAACCTCCTCCTTTGGTTGATTATGGTGTGGATGGTTGAGATCCGAGGATTGAATATGGATGACCGGAGGAGGAAGCAATTGGCGAAAAGGTGGCAATTTGAAAACGAAGACTTGAATGGCACtcaattgaaaaaaaaaaacaataatcCAGATGAAAGGGGAAAAAGAAAACCCACGCACGATATATTAATTAATCATAGAGTAGCATGTTATTATTATGAGATCTTTCTTCAACCCTTTTTGTGTAGTAAATAAATTAAGACGTGTGTTTTTCTTTCTTATTAATTAATCCCTTTGACTTGTGAAcctttttttatttatttatttgaaatAAAATTGTAGAATTAATTCAATAATTAATCCATGCAAGACATTCTTTCTATACTATTAATTTAATAATTAATCAATAAACAAACAACATGCATATATATTAAGTTTAGATGTAATATAAAAAGGGTGAATTAGATTTATTGATATACTTTTTTTTAAAGcgatttttttttattttatcgaAAGTGTTGTTATGATTTTTTAACCGATTTAGGAATATTAAAGAAtaaaatgttgaaaaataaaTGTGCAGCAAGAAATGACGTAAGAGAATTATTCCGGTCTCGCGAATGCTAGATCAATTATTTTATTTCAATCGAGGGTTTTTCATTATGTTTAGAATTTCAAGGTCTCTTTTACCATCTCTAAAacatatacacataaaaagtacATTATTTTCTTACTATAATTATGTTTCACCACAACCTTGATGAATATGTAATTTGTAGACAATTTTTGAAGAATTTGTTAATGGCTTGATTTTCAAATTCACACTTGAAAATTGAACTTCTCTTTCTAATATCACAATTTCAAATAATAACACTTGAATGTTTGTATTCTATATTTTGAAACTTTTATGATGTTTGAAAGTATGCAAGGTTTCAAAACTTTTGAGTAATGATGGACATTTTGAAAGAATATCTGAACTCTGTAAAAATGATTTGGAAGATGTGAAATTCGTTTTCTAATGTAAAATATCGTATATACACTCTTAGAAACCTTTTTAATGGATGCAATACTTTGAAAAGATTCCATGAAGTATTGTCATGCCTTACATTGATGTTGGTTCATGAAAAGTTGCCTTTTCACATGTGAATCGATTACCACTACACAGTGTTTAAAAACTTATAAAATTTCAAATTGGTAATCAATTACTATGACACTGTAATCGTTTCTCACTGATGTTCTTTTGAAAATGTCTTATATACACGCCAATGAGGATTGTGAGAGCGATTATCATCTTCCCCATGAGCTAAAAAAGTTGTCAGAATATGAATCTAAGATAATCCAACCCCGTCAAGAGCCAGACAAATTGATTAATTTGGGAACTGAACATGAcaaaaaaga containing:
- the LOC127085891 gene encoding uncharacterized protein At2g24330, coding for MADDKAVVEVEKKETTPTAAAAGNEKKKGKGFFSRILNGFFRVFRSHGDDFEKRLQHISKEEASIIAKVARRSRSRRRVSRNLILFSVILEVIAVGYAIMTTRSMGIDWKMRAIRVLPMFLLPALSTAAYSAFISFTRMCDQRDQNILEKLRAERQAKIDELKEKTNYYSTQQLIQRYDPDPAAKAAAATVLASKLGADSGLQWYMGDDSNLSGASTGKSNDVELVQSSGLRNRRQAQTRSTAGTGTTSPNFADQQLVGSGGFDQTQGSEYNQPTVVEHQPQSSNPQDAGWIARIAAMLVGEDPTQSYALICGNCHMHNGLARKEDFPFITYYCPHCHALNKPKQLDGVSGLPSPNSRSVQRDGRILALPPLNAAGSVQLDEHISGLPSPSAGSVQLDELTSGLPSPKAGSPKTGDSEAVLNASASAAESTITSNSPVNDSPEIEEVSERTSLEEKTD